A genomic window from Silvanigrella paludirubra includes:
- a CDS encoding DUF6573 family protein, with product MKDLFNDFEVISSYTTEQAIEDGVLVNLSDLFKKEVNESGILIPIYCTSSVFNNYIKLTPAAERALNDEKGRAWDLLFMSRQALKSASKEGNIGKSFYFKFYCVVKRVNPTLCTCKVICDGYSFTILEINED from the coding sequence ATGAAAGATTTATTTAATGATTTTGAAGTTATTTCATCCTACACTACAGAACAAGCTATAGAGGATGGTGTTTTAGTTAATTTATCTGATCTATTTAAAAAAGAAGTTAACGAATCTGGAATTTTAATCCCGATTTATTGCACATCTTCTGTATTTAACAATTATATAAAATTAACACCAGCCGCAGAAAGAGCTTTAAACGACGAAAAAGGGAGAGCTTGGGATCTATTATTTATGTCAAGACAAGCTCTAAAATCTGCATCAAAAGAGGGTAATATCGGTAAAAGTTTTTATTTTAAATTTTATTGCGTTGTAAAAAGAGTTAATCCAACATTATGTACATGTAAAGTTATTTGTGACGGTTATTCATTTACAATACTTGAAATAAATGAGGATTAA
- a CDS encoding GP88 family protein: protein MLNPFLNSYRSELSKLRAENEGIFIPHLSSNNAKLKTEKIASFGLIAGITCPGAAECNSNRYCYAQNGRYVMSQAMSVRVENFLASKQNHFVDSMIVLIKSLPKNWLTIRLHDSGDFYSQEYVDKWEEIISQNKNKFFYAYTKSLNLSLEKLISLKNALIIQSEGGKYDNKINYELPHTKIFRSEEELLKAGYVNASNSDLRAIKSIKIGLIVHGLGQKRF from the coding sequence ATGTTAAATCCTTTTTTAAATTCCTACCGTTCCGAATTAAGCAAATTAAGAGCAGAAAATGAAGGAATTTTTATTCCTCATTTATCAAGTAACAACGCAAAATTGAAAACTGAAAAAATCGCTTCTTTTGGATTAATTGCAGGTATTACTTGTCCAGGTGCGGCAGAATGCAATAGTAACCGTTATTGCTACGCTCAAAATGGCCGTTATGTTATGTCCCAAGCGATGTCTGTACGTGTCGAAAATTTTTTAGCCTCTAAACAAAATCATTTTGTTGATTCAATGATAGTTCTTATCAAATCACTTCCAAAAAATTGGCTCACAATAAGACTTCATGATTCAGGGGATTTTTACTCTCAGGAATACGTAGATAAATGGGAAGAAATCATCTCACAAAATAAAAATAAATTTTTCTATGCCTATACTAAAAGTTTAAATTTAAGTTTAGAAAAATTAATTTCATTAAAAAATGCTCTTATAATTCAAAGCGAAGGTGGGAAATATGATAACAAAATTAATTATGAATTGCCACATACAAAAATTTTTAGAAGTGAGGAGGAGCTTTTAAAAGCTGGCTATGTGAATGCTTCAAACTCGGATTTAAGAGCAATAAAAAGCATAAAAATAGGGCTTATTGTTCACGGTCTGGGTCAAAAAAGATTTTGA